The Nitrospira sp. genome contains a region encoding:
- a CDS encoding tetratricopeptide repeat protein, translating into MHHGLILLSLTVAALVFSPFPAFSHAPGEHNSSGDGEAAESSASVPGLWFNERPDAVTALEALRRTVRLLPDVPDYRLKLADALLHIGDLDAAIEECHSAIKLQQDDGNAHLQLGLLLTVKQDWRAAASALKEAIRLEPASPHAHYSLGGVHYSLGNVTAAVQSYRRALELRPHFLDAHYRLALLLKVTGQTREAAQHLETAAAGGVPQARLFLGNAYKNGQGVEKNLELAIFWWMQAADLGQQTAADALSKARRQALSSESTKQHRMEWQKALRGYRNVLWNEFPDISRPTEQQSLGKILLEQSRAEDAVPVLLKECFALSEEAQAQLATLYETGWDQYLKPFDKNILSCFESTSSDGFIPAKKALTRIYAKGLGLDADVAKAKATLKGIPKQEAQSLLDELGVR; encoded by the coding sequence ATGCATCACGGATTGATCCTGTTGTCCCTTACCGTCGCCGCACTCGTTTTCTCGCCGTTTCCTGCTTTCTCACATGCACCGGGAGAGCATAATTCATCAGGCGACGGAGAGGCCGCTGAGTCATCAGCGTCAGTTCCCGGACTGTGGTTCAACGAGCGACCTGATGCCGTGACAGCCCTCGAAGCGTTGCGTCGGACCGTCCGCCTTTTGCCGGATGTCCCGGATTACCGGTTGAAACTAGCCGACGCGCTTCTTCACATCGGTGATCTGGACGCTGCCATCGAAGAATGTCACTCCGCCATCAAGCTGCAGCAGGATGACGGAAACGCACATCTCCAACTTGGCCTGCTCCTCACGGTGAAACAAGACTGGCGTGCAGCTGCCTCCGCGCTGAAAGAGGCGATCAGGCTGGAACCGGCCTCGCCTCACGCCCATTACAGCCTGGGAGGTGTCCACTACTCGCTCGGCAATGTGACTGCGGCCGTTCAGTCCTATCGACGGGCGCTCGAACTGCGTCCCCACTTTCTCGATGCCCATTACCGCTTGGCGCTGCTGCTGAAAGTCACTGGGCAGACGCGAGAAGCCGCGCAACATCTGGAGACGGCGGCGGCCGGCGGAGTGCCGCAAGCTCGGTTATTTCTCGGTAACGCCTATAAAAATGGGCAGGGAGTTGAGAAAAACCTGGAGCTGGCGATTTTTTGGTGGATGCAAGCCGCTGATCTCGGCCAACAAACTGCCGCCGATGCGTTGTCCAAGGCGAGACGCCAGGCGTTATCCTCTGAGTCCACAAAACAGCATCGAATGGAATGGCAGAAAGCCTTGCGGGGCTATCGCAATGTACTATGGAACGAATTTCCCGATATCAGTCGTCCGACAGAACAGCAATCGTTGGGAAAGATTCTCCTTGAGCAGAGCCGGGCGGAAGACGCAGTTCCGGTTCTACTGAAGGAATGTTTCGCGCTGAGCGAAGAGGCGCAAGCTCAATTGGCCACACTCTATGAAACGGGATGGGACCAATACCTGAAGCCGTTCGACAAGAACATTCTCAGCTGCTTCGAATCCACCTCATCGGACGGTTTCATCCCGGCGAAGAAAGCCCTGACTCGCATCTATGCAAAAGGACTCGGGCTCGATGCCGATGTCGCAAAAGCCAAAGCGACTCTCAAAGGCATCCCGAAACAAGAAGCACAATCTCTGCTCGATGAGCTAGGCGTCCGCTAG